The nucleotide window aaatgcttaCCGCGCACGCGCAATTAATCAAAGGATCAAGTGTGACACACAAAGCGTAAAAAGGAGAGGATATTAAAAAAGCGAAGCATGTCAAGCATGCCAGCAATGGAAAACTGTCACCAAAACAAGCGAAATGCGaattgttgcaatttttcacACTTCTGGCACGACGAGCCGCGGCGTCGTCGACTTAAGCCACTTGACAACGCGTTGCATTCACGCCTACGGCATGCCTACCACCTCATACATGGTGCGCCGTGTGGCATGCATGTGCGCGTGCGTGTAGCGTCACTTTTGGTGGCAGTGTTGTGGCGTTTAATCCTCTCAAAACTCAAAATGCGGTACGAAAATAGTTGTGGCAACTTGTGTATTATTCATCCTAGGGGCAGCTCTGTGATGATAACTACCAGAATGTGCTTGCAACACACATGTGTGCCTTGCCTTTGTCGCTTAGTGTGAATGTTTTTTGGCACTTCTTTGTGATATTTATTTGCGGTTTTGACACGCtgacaattgctgttgttggtgttgctttttcaattttaaatatagaaGGAAGAATATTGAAGGCTTTGTCTTTTTGCTggaattgtttgtttgttcttAATTCTTAGTTGACTGTGAGTTTCCCTTTTGATTAATTGCTTAACTTTGCATATGCCTTCCTTGTATTCTTTGTTTTCTTCGGGGGAACCATTTTTAAGTTTATTCTGTGTTTCTGGGAATTCTCGGAATTTTCTGCTTTTGATTCAGTTTGCCGAATTCTTGGCTTTAGATAATTCCACTCCATTTGGCAGTTCCAATGCCAAATTGTATCCTGTTGCTTCTTCCGATGTGCGATATGATCATCGAGATCGAAAATAGAACTGACATCATATTGTCCGTTGTGCTTAAAGCTTCTTAAAAGCTCGATAGCAAAGAGAGAGAAACCGatcttataaaattatatataatatatatcttataCAAATATGTTGACGAACTAATTATATTCAAGTAGTTAAAgagcattacaaaaacaattattattttatttttatattttttgctttggcATAAACCATTGTAATTGTCTTCGGAAGCTTCATTTCACAGTCCCTTATTAAACCACACCACTTTCAAGTCTGGATACTTCTTCTTGATATCGCTCTGAACTTCATCCTCCAATTTTTCcacttttatattcattttctgTGGCCACAGCGCGCAGCCCATCGGTGTAGCAAAGATCAGCAGCAGCCCACAAATTGTCGTTTGCAACGGTGGATTCAACCACGGCAAACGATTTAGTAACTTCCCTGGCTTATCCAACTTATCAATAATTACAGGTGTGAAGGTCATACCGGGTATAGCCATGGCAATGCGACTCAGCACCACCAACGCTATACCGGTGATGGCAGCGCGCGTTGATACGCCGACTTCACGTCCCTGTTCGTTTAATAGTACCACACCGTTGCGTATTTCGTGTGAACGCATCATCGGCACGTTAATACAATTCGCCGCCGAGATGGCCACAAACGGCACCATACGTCCAATAAGCGGGGGCATATTCGCCGTAAGCCGATTCAATGACAACGCGGTGCCCAAAGCGCCACCTGTAGCTAAGCAGTAGCACTTCACCAAATCGCCGGTCGTGAGTTTAGAAGATCCCGAACGATTGGTATAGTTTACAATGGCGTTGAAGGTCTGATTGAACCACTGCCAGAACACAACGGCGCTGGTAGTCTTGTGGAAAGAGAGCATACAACCCGTAATGATGGTGTTCATCGGCATTTGCGCGGACATGCGACCGATTAGCGGTGACTTTTCGCCCGTTTCTGGATGAAATGCGGAATCGTATATATACTTGGCATGCCACAGTTCCTCGAGTGTGCTCACGTCGGTCGAAACATCTTTGCCGGCGCGATAATTCTTAACGATGCGTTGCGAACGCTCTAACTCGGCGCTGCTAGCTAGCAAGTTCAGCGGATTAGTGAGCAGGAAGAAGTGCTTGAAACGCCCAAAATACGTGCTCTGATCGAATTTTGGCTGGTCTATGTCGACTTTCGGCAGCGCGGACATGTTGCGGATCGGAAAATAATGCGACGATTGTGGATGCcagtttatttgtaaatatttattttttctttttgacgTTTTCTTCTTTACTATGACAGTCAGTTTAttcatttacaaaaatttgcatatctagaaatattgtagtaaaaataaattttaagggTTGCAATTTTTGTCACATTTTAGAAGTACCTTTAGTACCAGGAGCCTCTTAAGTAGTTAAATATCTCTAAAGTGTGTGTAATTATGTGAAAACTttgctaatatatttttattttattttcaggtaTGTTAAAACTGTCAACTTTAAATTACTGATTGTATTTATTGTCTGTGGTAAGTAGTCGGAGAAACTTCTAAAACACTGTGtgacaaaaataacaatttcaagGCTACTTAAGTTGTATATTTTGCGAAGTATTTACTG belongs to Zeugodacus cucurbitae isolate PBARC_wt_2022May chromosome 6, idZeuCucr1.2, whole genome shotgun sequence and includes:
- the LOC105215208 gene encoding sideroflexin-1-3-like, translating into MNKLTVIVKKKTSKRKNKYLQINWHPQSSHYFPIRNMSALPKVDIDQPKFDQSTYFGRFKHFFLLTNPLNLLASSAELERSQRIVKNYRAGKDVSTDVSTLEELWHAKYIYDSAFHPETGEKSPLIGRMSAQMPMNTIITGCMLSFHKTTSAVVFWQWFNQTFNAIVNYTNRSGSSKLTTGDLVKCYCLATGGALGTALSLNRLTANMPPLIGRMVPFVAISAANCINVPMMRSHEIRNGVVLLNEQGREVGVSTRAAITGIALVVLSRIAMAIPGMTFTPVIIDKLDKPGKLLNRLPWLNPPLQTTICGLLLIFATPMGCALWPQKMNIKVEKLEDEVQSDIKKKYPDLKVVWFNKGL